The genomic region AGTTTAGAACAAAGCGATGAGTTAGCTGCAATTTACTTTGTAAAAGGTAAAATAGAGTCTTATAATAATAACTTACAAAAGGCAATGGATTGGTTTAAAAAAACATATTCAATTTATGAACACAGATATAAGAATTTAAAGATAGATTACATAAGTGAGCTATACTTAAATATAGCTTTTGTGGCTTATAAACAAAAAGACAAGTACACTTTAAACCAAATAATAAATAAACATCAAACTGAATTTGGTTTAGATCATCCGAGGACTAAAGAAATGATTAAACAGTTTATGAATATTAATGATTTGTAAGTATAGAACCTAATTGTTTTTAAGGTTATGCTCAATAAGCCATTCAATAAACTGAGGATCAAACTCATTATTTTTTTTAGTTACAGAATAAACATAAGATTCTTCTATGAAAAAAAGTATTTGTGGTAATTTAGGTTGAAGATTGATCTCTTTAATATATGCAATTATGGCTTCTGTAATTTTATGAAATAAATCAGGATTCCATTCTATACTATCTAAATGTTTATCCGCCTTATTCGAATTGAAACCAGCTACATTAGAGCTGGAAAGGTTGCCAATAAGTTCATCTAAAGAACAGTTTAATGCCCTAGCAATAGCATGTAAGGTGGTTATTGTAGGATTT from Candidatus Jidaibacter acanthamoeba harbors:
- a CDS encoding helix-turn-helix domain-containing protein — translated: MLAEKLREIIAQKIEEQKRTISSVEKIAGLPQNAVRNIVEGRSQNPTITTLHAIARALNCSLDELIGNLSSSNVAGFNSNKADKHLDSIEWNPDLFHKITEAIIAYIKEINLQPKLPQILFFIEESYVYSVTKKNNEFDPQFIEWLIEHNLKNN